From a region of the Corvus cornix cornix isolate S_Up_H32 chromosome 2, ASM73873v5, whole genome shotgun sequence genome:
- the STK31 gene encoding LOW QUALITY PROTEIN: serine/threonine-protein kinase 31 (The sequence of the model RefSeq protein was modified relative to this genomic sequence to represent the inferred CDS: inserted 3 bases in 2 codons; substituted 4 bases at 4 genomic stop codons) gives MCDQEKMLASTSVPETRLAHKHXDQKLSEEKQVLRRESVNLLQREKELELKVQELKCKLQKEKEASKKTAESFEQTLHTYIKIKTRILAVRVKASIKSRYTNKNNCFGEQFSQAIKVVTKICLTVLCSLEKLHKTXTLTQKRIXLCRNVVXRDELIIKXDEVQQNLYSVATELISEVDQLPFSEHSRVLQELTASLEVMYGQDSEADDSXEVFQQFFEWKGIKAKKLICVRNNMGETLQILADWFSDILQCGNLMPEASSDSEEEVCSGDEDEILEKVEWA, from the exons CTGAAGAGAAACAAGTTCTCAGAAGGGAGAGTGTAAATCTtttgcagagggagaaggagctAGAACTGAAGGTTCAAGAGCTGAAATGTAAACTTCAG AAGG AGAAGGAAGCATCTAAGAAAACTGCTGAAAGCTTTGAACAAACCCTACATacttatattaaaataaaaacgAGAATTTTGGCTGTTAGGGTGAAAGCATCGATAAAATCTaggta CACAAATAAGAACAATTGTTTTGGGGAGCAGTTCTCACAAGCCATAAAAGTGGTTACAAAAATTTGTCTCACTGTTCTGTGTTCCTTGGAAAAATTGCACAAGACTTAGACATTAACTCAAAAGAGGATTTAATTATGCAGAAATGTGGTAT AAAGAGATGAATTGATTATCAAGTGAGATGAGGTGCAGCAGAACTTGTACTCAGTAGCGACAGAATTAATTTCGGAGGTGGATCAACTGCCCTTCTCTGAGCACTCAAGAGTGTTACAG GAGCTGACAGCTTCTCTGGAGGTGATGTATGGTCAAGATTCTGAAGCAGATGACTC GGAGGTATTTCAACAGTTCTTTGAGTGGAAGGGtattaaagcaaagaaattaatttgtgtcAGAAATAATATGGGCGAAACTCTGCAAATTCTTGCTGACTGGTTCAGTGACATCTTACAG TGTGGTAACTTGATGCCAGAAGCATCTTCTGATTCCGAGGAAGAGGTTTGCAGTGGGGATGAGGATGAAATTCTTGAAAAGGTTGAGTGGGCTTAA